One Pseudodesulfovibrio senegalensis DNA segment encodes these proteins:
- the xdhA gene encoding xanthine dehydrogenase subunit XdhA — MTVGSSPIRKDAVAKVTGKARYTDDFTMPGMLHAAYVRSSIAHGTVTNIDISKALAMDGVEAIFTYEDVPDILFATAGHPYSLDPDHTDVADRLLLTREVRYHGDEIAVVVAETKLAAKEAARAVLVEYEELPVCVDAASALDENAPAIHKGGNVIKSHQFEVGGDLETAIREADSSVSGQYYTPVVQHCHMENHIAYAYMDDFEHVVVVTSTQIPHICRRVVGQALDMPWGNVRIIKPYIGGGFGNKQDVVLEPMVAFLTTKLDGRPVKLELDREECMTSTRTRHSSILDCRAAADRDGTLRAVDIAMTSNTGAYASHGHSIPSAGGAKSCNLYPRNAIRFSALTHYANIPAAGAMRAYGSPQVIFGLECVLEDLAREIGMDSVDFRIKNVARELDVNPLSNKPIRSAGMVECLEKGRELIRWDEKKRRFAHQQGPVRRGLGVACFSYGSGTYPVCVEIAGCRLILNQDGSVHMQVGATEIGQGSDTAFAQMAAETLGVSYDKIHVVTTQDTDVAPFDTGAYASRQTYVVAPAIKKAALQLKAAILDHARKMTGKAAEGLDVVDGNVVNANRPERVVTSLAELAIDAYYHKQRGGQLTADVSHKTRTNAPSFGCTFVDLEVDIPMCKVRVHQILNVHDAGTIIHPLLAEGQVHGGMGMAVGMALYEELLTNPENGRVLNNNLLDYKIPTCVDTPDLGCAFVETTEPTGAYGNKSLGEPPVISPGPAIRNAILDATGVAVNRMPMSPKALFTHFHDAGLI; from the coding sequence ATGACAGTCGGCTCGTCACCCATCCGCAAGGACGCCGTGGCCAAGGTCACGGGCAAGGCCCGCTACACCGACGACTTCACCATGCCCGGCATGCTGCACGCAGCCTACGTGCGTAGCTCCATCGCCCACGGCACGGTCACGAACATCGACATTTCCAAAGCCTTGGCCATGGACGGCGTGGAAGCCATCTTCACCTATGAAGACGTGCCGGACATCCTCTTTGCCACGGCCGGGCATCCCTATTCGCTGGACCCGGACCATACGGACGTGGCCGACCGGCTGCTGCTCACGCGCGAGGTGCGCTACCACGGCGACGAGATCGCGGTGGTGGTGGCCGAAACCAAGCTCGCGGCCAAGGAAGCGGCCCGCGCGGTGCTGGTGGAATACGAGGAATTGCCGGTCTGCGTGGACGCGGCCTCCGCACTGGACGAAAACGCGCCCGCCATCCACAAGGGCGGCAACGTGATCAAGTCCCACCAGTTCGAGGTGGGCGGCGACCTTGAAACGGCCATACGTGAAGCGGACTCCTCGGTTTCCGGCCAGTATTACACACCCGTGGTGCAGCACTGCCACATGGAAAACCACATCGCCTACGCCTATATGGACGACTTCGAGCACGTGGTGGTGGTCACCTCCACCCAGATCCCGCACATCTGCCGCCGCGTTGTGGGACAGGCGCTGGACATGCCGTGGGGCAATGTGCGCATCATCAAGCCCTACATCGGCGGCGGGTTCGGCAACAAGCAGGACGTGGTGCTCGAACCCATGGTGGCCTTCTTGACCACGAAGCTGGACGGCCGCCCGGTCAAGCTGGAGCTGGACCGCGAGGAGTGCATGACCAGCACCCGCACGCGCCATTCCTCGATTCTGGACTGCCGCGCGGCAGCGGACAGGGACGGCACGCTCAGGGCCGTGGACATCGCCATGACTTCCAACACCGGGGCCTATGCCTCCCACGGCCACTCCATCCCCTCGGCCGGGGGCGCAAAATCCTGCAACCTCTACCCGCGCAACGCCATCCGCTTTTCCGCCCTGACCCACTATGCCAACATCCCGGCGGCCGGGGCCATGCGCGCCTACGGTTCGCCGCAGGTCATCTTCGGGCTGGAGTGCGTGCTTGAAGACCTTGCCCGCGAGATCGGCATGGATTCCGTGGATTTCCGCATCAAAAACGTGGCCCGGGAGCTGGACGTCAATCCCCTGAGCAACAAGCCCATCCGCAGCGCGGGCATGGTGGAGTGCCTGGAAAAAGGCCGCGAACTGATCCGCTGGGACGAAAAGAAACGCCGCTTTGCCCACCAGCAGGGTCCGGTGCGGCGCGGGCTGGGCGTGGCCTGTTTCAGCTACGGCTCGGGCACCTACCCTGTGTGCGTGGAAATCGCGGGCTGCCGTTTGATCCTCAACCAGGACGGCTCCGTGCACATGCAGGTGGGGGCGACCGAAATCGGGCAGGGTTCGGACACGGCCTTTGCGCAGATGGCTGCGGAGACGCTGGGCGTATCCTACGACAAAATCCACGTGGTCACCACGCAGGACACGGACGTGGCTCCCTTTGACACCGGAGCCTATGCCTCGCGCCAGACATACGTGGTGGCTCCGGCCATCAAAAAGGCCGCCCTGCAGCTCAAGGCCGCCATCCTCGACCATGCCCGGAAAATGACCGGCAAGGCCGCCGAAGGGCTGGACGTCGTGGACGGCAACGTGGTCAACGCCAACCGGCCGGAGCGCGTGGTCACCAGCCTCGCGGAACTGGCCATCGACGCATACTACCACAAACAGCGCGGGGGCCAGCTCACCGCGGACGTCTCGCACAAGACCCGCACCAACGCGCCCTCGTTCGGCTGCACCTTCGTGGACCTTGAGGTGGACATTCCCATGTGCAAGGTCCGCGTGCACCAGATTCTCAACGTGCACGACGCGGGCACGATCATCCATCCCCTGCTGGCCGAAGGACAGGTACACGGCGGCATGGGCATGGCCGTTGGCATGGCGCTCTACGAGGAGCTGCTCACGAACCCGGAAAACGGCCGCGTGCTGAACAACAACCTGCTGGACTACAAGATCCCCACCTGCGTGGACACGCCGGACCTCGGCTGCGCGTTCGTGGAGACCACGGAGCCCACCGGGGCCTACGGCAACAAGTCCCTTGGCGAACCGCCCGTGATCTCGCCCGGCCCGGCCATCCGCAACGCCATTCTCGATGCCACGGGCGTGGCCGTGAACCGCATGCCCATGTCTCCCAAGGCGTTGTTCACTCATTTTCACGATGCAGGACTGATCTGA
- the yqeB gene encoding selenium-dependent molybdenum cofactor biosynthesis protein YqeB, translating into MQKLNDLIFAIRSAGDIASGVIMRLYNAGFRNIVMLETPEPLTVRRKAAFSEAVRLGTVSVENVTARLVAVEDAMTGIRACWDAGELPVLADPQGTVLKELKPDVVVDALIAKRNRLGTSTDDAPLVIALGPGFEAGKDAHAVIETQRGHNMGRVIRQGQAAPNSGIPGNIGGKTIERLLRAPCDGEFLTDRDIGDRVRQGDMVATVGGEPVYAKIDGVLRGLLRSHTPARTGLKLGDIDPRDNPTFCNTVSDKALAIGGGVLEAVLARFLSGNAVCPQQGGRS; encoded by the coding sequence ATGCAGAAACTCAACGACCTCATCTTCGCCATCCGCAGCGCCGGGGACATAGCCTCGGGCGTGATCATGCGCCTCTACAACGCCGGATTCCGCAACATCGTCATGCTGGAAACACCCGAGCCGCTTACCGTGCGCCGCAAGGCCGCCTTTTCCGAGGCCGTGCGCCTCGGTACGGTGAGCGTGGAAAACGTGACCGCCCGTCTGGTCGCCGTTGAGGACGCCATGACCGGCATCCGGGCCTGCTGGGACGCGGGAGAGCTGCCCGTGCTGGCCGATCCGCAGGGAACCGTGCTCAAGGAACTCAAGCCGGACGTGGTGGTGGACGCGCTCATTGCCAAGCGCAACCGCCTGGGCACCAGCACAGACGACGCGCCGCTGGTCATTGCGCTGGGCCCGGGCTTCGAAGCGGGAAAGGACGCCCACGCGGTCATCGAGACACAGCGCGGCCACAACATGGGCCGTGTCATCAGGCAGGGGCAGGCCGCGCCCAACTCCGGCATCCCCGGCAACATAGGCGGCAAGACCATCGAGCGGCTGCTGCGCGCACCCTGCGACGGCGAATTTCTCACGGACAGGGACATCGGCGACCGCGTGCGACAGGGCGACATGGTGGCCACGGTGGGCGGCGAACCCGTATACGCGAAAATAGACGGCGTGTTGCGCGGCCTGCTGCGCTCCCACACCCCGGCACGCACGGGCCTCAAACTCGGAGACATCGACCCGCGCGACAACCCCACCTTCTGCAACACGGTATCCGACAAGGCGCTGGCCATCGGCGGCGGCGTGCTGGAGGCCGTGCTGGCGCGGTTCCTTTCCGGCAATGCCGTATGCCCACAACAGGGAGGCAGATCATGA
- a CDS encoding molybdopterin-dependent oxidoreductase Mo/Fe-S-binding subunit has protein sequence MRIQFTLNGIARTVTVEPGMNAQKFLQTVMHIPSVRSGDDGTGYIGNDVILVDQTPMSAQRLIAAQLHGRDIRTVESLSPEPGKLSDLQRALVDSGAVQDGYNSPAAALLLHDLLNRVAEPDRAQVQDALSGLFVRDCGYEPFFTAIELYLARRQGRDMEPAPSFRPEYREVGKPRARVDGQGLAGGMKAFVEDRVAPEALVLHMLRSPHAHAYITEIDTSEAETMPGVHLIVTHENCPETNYTQAGQGFPEPSPHDRRMFNRKVRHVGDRVAAVVAETHEAAQAAMDRIRVEYEVLEPVLNIEQAEREGAPLVHGGPQEYVVGAPDDLDEMNRDSDPRDGKITYQFPIGANPRKNIAASISGGLGDTEAGFEQADVVLEQTYKTGQIYCTPPETHVVYTHMDNNRVVVHASTQVPWHVRRLVATVLGLPQNRVRVVKERVGGGYGSKQDILLEDVCAWATYRTNRPVYSHYTRTEEFTACSSRHPMTIRVKLGAKKDGTLTAVEMHSKADTGPYGNHCLTVPMNACSKSLPLFLCDNVSFSVTIFYSNILPTGAYQGYGAPQGSFALQTAIAELAHELGMSHMDVVEKNRVRQGSRLELMRILGEGREGVAADIESCGLGDALKRGAQSMELDTPATSNDPDVCIGKGFAIIQQGSGLPGLDQANGRVCLCSDGSVLVQQGGADLGTGLDTVMAKMAAETMQVPLDKVAVVSGDTDATPFDTGAYASSGTFFSGGAAMLAARDLHKKVLKRAAHILETSVDDLRLDYPGVVTGGPRELTLAQIAHDAESGEGLGPIWGRGSFTTEHHAIPYGAHFAQVAVNKRTGEVRVQKYHALHDCGTPINPELAAGQIYGGALKSMGHALWEEMVLDETGTPENPTMEEYCAPGMLDIPEDFRADFVVTDDPHGPFGAKSISEIATNGAAPAIAEAIHDAVGVWIRDWPFTPEKILRAMGTL, from the coding sequence ATGCGCATCCAATTCACGCTCAACGGCATTGCCCGCACCGTCACCGTGGAACCGGGCATGAACGCCCAGAAGTTCCTGCAAACCGTCATGCACATCCCCTCGGTCCGCTCCGGGGACGACGGCACAGGATACATCGGCAACGACGTGATCCTCGTGGACCAAACGCCCATGTCCGCGCAACGGCTCATCGCGGCCCAGCTGCATGGCCGGGACATCCGCACTGTGGAATCCCTGAGCCCGGAACCCGGCAAACTCTCGGACCTGCAACGGGCGCTGGTGGATTCCGGGGCCGTTCAGGACGGCTACAACAGCCCGGCCGCAGCCCTGCTGCTGCACGACCTGCTCAACCGCGTGGCCGAACCGGACCGCGCACAGGTTCAGGACGCCCTGTCCGGCCTGTTCGTGCGCGACTGCGGATATGAACCGTTTTTCACGGCCATCGAGCTGTACCTTGCCCGCAGACAGGGCCGGGATATGGAACCCGCGCCTTCGTTCCGTCCGGAATACCGGGAGGTGGGCAAACCCCGCGCCCGCGTGGACGGGCAGGGCCTCGCCGGGGGCATGAAGGCCTTCGTGGAAGACCGCGTGGCCCCGGAAGCATTGGTGCTGCACATGCTGCGCAGTCCCCATGCCCATGCCTACATCACCGAAATCGACACCTCCGAAGCCGAAACAATGCCGGGCGTGCACCTGATCGTCACTCACGAAAACTGCCCGGAAACCAACTACACGCAGGCCGGACAGGGATTCCCCGAGCCTTCGCCCCACGACCGGCGCATGTTCAACCGCAAGGTACGGCACGTGGGCGACCGCGTGGCCGCCGTGGTGGCCGAAACCCATGAGGCCGCGCAGGCCGCCATGGACCGGATCAGGGTCGAATACGAGGTGCTGGAGCCGGTGCTGAACATTGAGCAGGCCGAACGCGAAGGCGCGCCGCTGGTGCACGGCGGCCCGCAGGAATACGTGGTGGGCGCACCCGACGATCTTGACGAAATGAACAGGGACTCGGACCCGCGCGACGGGAAGATCACCTACCAGTTCCCCATCGGTGCCAACCCGCGCAAGAACATCGCGGCCTCCATCTCCGGCGGGCTGGGCGATACCGAAGCCGGATTCGAACAGGCGGACGTGGTGCTGGAACAGACCTACAAGACCGGACAAATCTACTGCACGCCCCCGGAAACCCACGTGGTCTATACGCACATGGACAACAACCGCGTGGTGGTGCACGCCAGCACGCAGGTGCCGTGGCACGTGCGCAGGCTGGTGGCCACGGTGCTGGGCCTGCCCCAGAACCGGGTGCGCGTGGTCAAGGAACGCGTGGGCGGCGGCTACGGCTCCAAGCAGGACATCCTGCTGGAAGACGTGTGCGCATGGGCCACCTACAGGACCAACCGGCCCGTGTACTCGCATTACACCCGCACCGAGGAATTCACGGCCTGCTCCAGCAGGCATCCCATGACCATCCGTGTCAAGCTGGGCGCCAAAAAGGACGGCACGCTCACGGCCGTGGAAATGCACTCCAAGGCGGACACCGGTCCCTACGGCAATCACTGCCTGACCGTGCCCATGAACGCCTGCTCCAAGTCCCTGCCTCTGTTCCTGTGCGACAACGTGTCCTTTTCGGTGACCATCTTCTATTCCAATATCCTGCCCACGGGCGCGTATCAGGGCTATGGCGCGCCGCAGGGTTCCTTTGCCCTGCAGACCGCCATTGCCGAACTGGCCCATGAACTGGGCATGTCGCACATGGACGTGGTCGAAAAGAACCGCGTGCGTCAGGGCAGCCGCCTTGAGCTCATGCGCATCCTCGGCGAAGGTCGCGAAGGCGTTGCCGCGGACATTGAAAGCTGCGGGCTGGGCGATGCGCTCAAGCGCGGCGCACAGAGCATGGAGTTGGACACCCCGGCCACGTCGAACGACCCGGACGTGTGCATCGGCAAGGGTTTCGCCATCATCCAGCAGGGTTCGGGCCTGCCCGGACTGGATCAGGCCAACGGACGCGTGTGCCTGTGCTCGGACGGTTCCGTGCTGGTGCAGCAGGGCGGCGCGGATCTGGGCACCGGGCTGGACACGGTCATGGCGAAAATGGCCGCCGAGACCATGCAGGTGCCGCTGGACAAGGTGGCCGTGGTTTCCGGCGACACGGACGCCACACCGTTCGACACCGGGGCCTATGCCTCCAGCGGCACGTTCTTCTCGGGCGGAGCCGCCATGCTGGCCGCGCGCGACCTGCACAAGAAAGTGCTCAAGCGGGCCGCGCACATCCTTGAAACCTCCGTGGACGACCTGCGGCTCGACTATCCGGGCGTGGTCACGGGCGGTCCCCGCGAACTGACACTGGCCCAGATAGCGCACGACGCGGAAAGCGGCGAAGGCCTCGGTCCCATCTGGGGCAGGGGCAGCTTCACCACCGAGCATCATGCCATCCCCTACGGCGCGCACTTCGCGCAGGTGGCGGTCAACAAACGCACCGGCGAGGTGCGGGTGCAGAAATACCACGCCCTGCACGACTGCGGCACGCCCATCAACCCGGAACTGGCCGCCGGGCAGATTTACGGCGGCGCGCTCAAGTCCATGGGCCACGCGCTCTGGGAAGAAATGGTGCTGGACGAAACAGGCACGCCCGAAAATCCGACCATGGAAGAATACTGCGCGCCCGGCATGCTGGATATCCCGGAAGACTTCCGGGCCGACTTCGTGGTCACCGACGACCCGCACGGACCCTTCGGAGCCAAATCCATATCGGAAATCGCCACCAACGGCGCGGCTCCGGCCATTGCCGAGGCCATCCACGACGCCGTGGGCGTCTGGATACGCGACTGGCCCTTTACCCCGGAAAAAATCCTCCGGGCCATGGGAACATTGTAA
- a CDS encoding FAD binding domain-containing protein — translation MIREYHRPESIEQAVDLFRKHQGRACYMGGGAQINAPDSGAGCDCAVSLAGLGLESIATGRDDVIIGACATLQSVADHPDMPQALREAAGFLRSRHMRNQHTVGGDIAARKHDSFTAAALMALQATVQTADQGEMSVEEYVSGTSDALILSVTVPAQGKRRCALFRQNRSQRGPLLMNMAVGRDTDGDNPVIAVSGAGIGLTRLPETEALLASGADTEQIARQAASEIAPTGHWLGSDDYFRHLCGAAAAHCIGQHA, via the coding sequence ATGATCAGGGAATACCACCGACCGGAAAGCATTGAACAGGCCGTGGACCTGTTCCGCAAGCATCAGGGCCGCGCCTGCTACATGGGCGGCGGCGCACAGATCAACGCCCCGGACTCCGGGGCGGGCTGCGACTGCGCGGTCTCGCTGGCCGGTCTCGGGCTGGAAAGCATCGCCACCGGGCGCGACGACGTGATCATCGGCGCGTGCGCCACCCTGCAATCCGTGGCCGACCACCCGGACATGCCGCAGGCCCTGCGTGAAGCCGCCGGGTTCCTGCGCTCCCGCCACATGCGCAACCAGCACACCGTTGGCGGCGACATTGCCGCGCGCAAACACGACTCGTTCACTGCGGCCGCGCTCATGGCCCTGCAAGCCACGGTGCAGACCGCGGACCAGGGCGAAATGAGCGTGGAGGAATACGTTTCCGGAACCTCGGACGCGCTCATCCTTTCCGTGACCGTGCCCGCACAAGGCAAACGCCGCTGCGCGCTGTTCCGTCAAAACCGTTCGCAGCGCGGCCCTCTGCTCATGAACATGGCCGTGGGCCGCGACACTGATGGCGACAATCCCGTGATCGCGGTTTCGGGCGCGGGCATCGGGTTGACCCGGCTGCCTGAAACCGAAGCCCTGCTGGCATCGGGTGCCGATACCGAGCAGATCGCCAGACAGGCGGCCAGCGAGATTGCACCCACCGGGCACTGGCTGGGATCAGACGACTATTTCCGCCACCTGTGCGGCGCTGCTGCGGCGCACTGCATCGGGCAACACGCATAG
- the ygfK gene encoding putative selenate reductase subunit YgfK, which produces MTTDRFHCASLEHMLQWILNDLENGEALGIPQALFLTPDTSDPFRMQRYGRLLETPLGVAAGPHTQMSQNIVAAWLCGARYIELKTIQVLDELDVTKPCIDMTDEGYNCEWSQELKLDQSFNEYLNAHVLMHVLSHRLGREYDPQNPGWIFNMSAGYNLEGILSPGVQRFFDRMEDCSEELGRKIDSIAALYPAVRELDIPARLSDNLTVSTMHGCPPDEVEKIGRYFIEDRGYHTTIKMNPTLLGPDRLRAILNDTLGFEITVPDEAFGHDLKYDQGVSIIKNLTGAAQAKGVEFGLKLTNTLETSNIDQNLPKNEGMVYMSGRALHPISINLAARLQKQFDGQLNISFSAGVDTVNIAGTLACGLRPVTVCSDLLKPGGYGRLSQYAETARTACTELGAKNLDELVTTRAGKKDMAQARMANLDAYAEAVLESGRYAKEEFPYTSIKTGRDLPTFDCAGAPCVTACSAGQDIPRYLDSVARGDYEEAYRTILATNPFPHVQGMVCDHLCQFKCTRMNYDSTLLIREVKRFVAEKCHGKVTMQPASANGKKVAVIGAGPTGLAAAYFLTLEGFEVAIYESKDFPGGMAADGIPAFRLDDGSLKKDIDFILSLGATLHTGQTIDAKAFETLTNENDFVYVAVGAQTGVRLNVPGAEAQGVLDQLGFLSDVRRSRPVELGSRVVVIGAGNSAMDAARTAKRLVGKDGEVSIVYRRTRAQMPADADEIAGAVEEGVNIVELAAPERIETKSGRVTALEAVRMELGEPDESGRRSPIPVEGSNYRIGTDSVIVAIGQRVELGFLPGGSLNVDMETMRTDMDRVFAGGDAARGASSLIKAIGDGRRAAESIMRECGQEQRTRLNACAPRNANLDALRIKQARKLYGPAMPEKDACDRLNFELFVDTLSEEDARAEANRCLQCDLICNICTTVCPNRANMAVPTMPMEYPLQRAETHDGQLEIRTLGMADIRQAYQVINIADYCNECGNCATFCPTSGAPYRDKPRLHLSAQSFAEAEKGYHFETPTLLRSKGEHGQSTLEDKGKTYVYEDDRVRAEFAKDSLTARKAELKNGATGADLGPASEMMVLHTLLADRAPFAVRF; this is translated from the coding sequence ATGACCACAGACAGATTCCACTGCGCATCGCTCGAACATATGCTCCAATGGATTTTGAACGACCTTGAAAACGGCGAAGCGCTGGGCATTCCCCAGGCCCTGTTCCTCACCCCGGACACGTCCGACCCCTTCCGCATGCAGCGCTACGGCAGGCTGCTGGAAACGCCTTTGGGCGTGGCGGCCGGGCCGCACACGCAGATGTCCCAGAACATCGTGGCCGCATGGCTGTGCGGGGCGCGCTACATAGAGCTGAAGACCATTCAGGTGCTCGACGAACTGGACGTGACCAAGCCGTGCATCGACATGACCGACGAAGGCTACAACTGCGAATGGTCGCAGGAACTCAAGCTGGACCAGTCCTTCAACGAATACCTGAACGCCCACGTGCTCATGCACGTGCTCAGCCACAGGCTGGGCCGCGAATACGACCCGCAGAACCCGGGCTGGATATTCAACATGAGCGCGGGCTACAACCTCGAAGGCATCCTCAGCCCGGGCGTGCAGCGGTTCTTCGACCGCATGGAAGACTGTAGCGAGGAGCTTGGCCGCAAGATCGACAGCATCGCCGCCCTGTATCCTGCCGTGCGCGAACTGGACATCCCGGCAAGGCTCTCGGACAATCTCACGGTCTCCACCATGCACGGCTGCCCGCCGGACGAGGTGGAAAAGATCGGACGCTATTTCATCGAGGACCGGGGCTACCACACCACCATCAAGATGAACCCCACCCTGCTCGGCCCGGACCGGCTGCGGGCAATCCTCAACGACACCCTCGGCTTCGAGATCACGGTGCCGGACGAGGCCTTCGGTCATGACCTCAAGTACGATCAAGGCGTGAGCATCATCAAAAACCTGACCGGGGCCGCACAGGCCAAGGGTGTGGAGTTCGGCCTCAAGCTGACCAACACGCTGGAAACCAGCAACATCGACCAGAACCTGCCCAAGAACGAGGGCATGGTCTACATGTCGGGCCGCGCCCTGCATCCCATCAGCATCAACCTTGCCGCACGCCTGCAAAAGCAATTTGACGGGCAACTGAACATCTCCTTTTCCGCTGGCGTGGACACCGTGAATATCGCGGGCACGCTGGCCTGCGGACTCAGGCCCGTGACCGTGTGCTCGGACCTGCTCAAGCCGGGCGGCTACGGACGCCTTTCCCAGTATGCCGAGACCGCGCGCACGGCCTGCACCGAGTTGGGCGCGAAGAATCTGGATGAACTGGTCACGACCCGGGCGGGCAAAAAGGACATGGCGCAGGCGCGCATGGCCAATCTGGACGCCTATGCCGAGGCCGTGCTGGAATCCGGCCGCTACGCCAAGGAGGAATTTCCCTACACCTCCATCAAGACGGGCCGCGACCTGCCGACCTTCGACTGCGCGGGCGCGCCCTGCGTCACGGCCTGCTCGGCCGGGCAGGACATTCCGCGCTATCTGGATAGCGTGGCCCGGGGCGATTATGAGGAAGCCTACCGCACCATACTGGCCACCAACCCGTTCCCCCACGTGCAGGGCATGGTCTGCGACCACCTCTGCCAGTTCAAGTGCACGCGCATGAATTACGATTCCACCCTGCTCATCCGCGAGGTCAAACGCTTTGTGGCCGAAAAATGCCACGGCAAGGTGACCATGCAGCCCGCCTCGGCCAACGGGAAAAAAGTGGCCGTGATCGGCGCGGGACCCACCGGGCTGGCCGCCGCGTATTTCCTGACGCTGGAAGGTTTCGAGGTGGCCATATACGAAAGCAAGGACTTTCCCGGCGGCATGGCCGCGGACGGCATCCCCGCCTTCCGGCTGGACGACGGCAGCCTGAAAAAGGACATCGATTTCATTCTCTCGCTGGGCGCGACCCTGCACACGGGCCAAACCATCGACGCCAAGGCCTTTGAAACGCTCACCAATGAAAACGACTTCGTGTATGTGGCCGTGGGCGCGCAGACCGGCGTACGGCTCAACGTGCCGGGCGCGGAAGCCCAAGGCGTGCTGGACCAGCTCGGATTCCTGAGCGACGTCCGGCGCAGCAGGCCCGTTGAACTGGGCAGCAGGGTCGTGGTCATCGGCGCGGGCAACTCGGCCATGGACGCGGCGCGCACGGCCAAGCGGCTCGTGGGCAAAGACGGCGAGGTCAGCATCGTCTACCGCCGCACCCGGGCGCAAATGCCCGCGGACGCGGACGAAATCGCCGGAGCCGTGGAAGAAGGCGTGAACATCGTGGAACTGGCCGCGCCCGAACGCATCGAGACCAAGTCCGGCCGCGTGACCGCGCTGGAAGCGGTGCGCATGGAACTGGGTGAACCGGATGAATCCGGCCGCCGCAGCCCCATCCCCGTGGAAGGCTCCAACTACCGTATCGGGACGGACAGCGTCATCGTGGCCATCGGCCAACGCGTGGAACTGGGCTTCTTGCCCGGCGGCAGCCTGAATGTGGACATGGAAACCATGCGCACGGACATGGATCGGGTATTCGCGGGCGGCGACGCGGCCCGTGGCGCGTCCTCGCTCATCAAGGCCATCGGCGACGGACGGCGCGCGGCCGAAAGCATCATGCGGGAATGCGGGCAGGAACAGCGCACCCGCCTGAACGCCTGCGCTCCCCGCAACGCGAACCTCGACGCCCTGCGCATCAAACAGGCCCGCAAGCTGTATGGCCCGGCCATGCCGGAAAAGGATGCCTGCGACCGCCTGAACTTCGAACTGTTCGTGGACACCCTGAGCGAAGAGGACGCCCGCGCCGAGGCAAACCGCTGCCTGCAATGCGACCTGATCTGCAACATCTGCACGACCGTCTGCCCCAACCGGGCCAACATGGCCGTGCCCACCATGCCCATGGAATATCCCCTGCAACGGGCAGAAACGCATGACGGTCAACTCGAAATACGGACGCTGGGCATGGCCGACATCCGCCAAGCCTATCAGGTGATCAACATCGCGGACTACTGCAACGAATGCGGCAACTGCGCCACGTTCTGTCCCACCAGCGGCGCGCCCTACAGGGACAAGCCGCGCCTGCACCTCTCGGCGCAGAGCTTTGCCGAGGCGGAAAAGGGGTATCATTTCGAAACCCCGACCCTGCTCAGGAGCAAGGGGGAACACGGGCAAAGCACCCTTGAGGACAAGGGGAAGACATACGTTTACGAAGATGACAGGGTCCGTGCGGAATTCGCCAAGGATTCCCTCACGGCCCGCAAGGCGGAACTCAAGAACGGAGCCACCGGAGCCGACCTCGGTCCGGCCTCGGAAATGATGGTGCTCCATACGCTGCTGGCGGACCGCGCCCCGTTTGCGGTCCGGTTCTGA